The Phormidium yuhuli AB48 DNA window GATGCCGACGGAACCAGATTAGCCCTTGAGCGGCCCACCCGAACAGCACCGCCGAAGCGATACTCAGCAAGACGGCGATCGCGAAGGGATGCCAAGTCTCCCCCCCCTGGGTTTGCCCGGGAAGGGTCATTGGTTTTTCAAAGATTAAGGGAGAGGTGGAGGCAACGATCGCCCCGGCGGCAATTCCTACGCCAACGGTTTGGATTTGTCGTTCTAGGCTGCGATCGCGTTCGGCTTGGTCGATTTCTACTAATCCCCGAATCGTGTTAATTGCCGTATCTAACAGCCGTTCCCCTTGTTGAAGATACACCCAATTGGCGCTAATTTGTCCCTGAAATATACCAAACATTTCCTTAGCCTGATGTCGCCACTCTGTTAAATCCGCTTGACTTTTGACCTCCATTCGTGTTAGGGTATTAAAATAGTTTTTGCCGTTAATGGCGAGGGTATTCTCGAAAGTAGCTAAACTCCGCATTTGCTGGGAATAGCGCAACGATAAATCCAACAAATTCTTGATATCCTGTTTTAAGGTCCCTAACTCCCTCTCCGACAAATCCGGAGGGACGGTGGTGGCAATATTCGGCGGAAACCTGCGAATGGTGTCCTCAATGGTGTCAATCTCCTGATTCGCCTTTTGATATTCCTGGCGACTATCGAGATAATTTTGGCAAATCTTGCGTTCATAACAAAATAACTCCGGCAACAACCATTGAACAGCATTGAGTTTCTCTTTACTCTCCTCTGAAAAAATCAGCAAAATCAGAATCTGTCCGTAAGAGTGACGACGATTCACATCCTGATACTCATAGAGAAATCCCCCTAAAAACTCCCGACAGGTTAAGAAAGGCGGGGCGGTTTTTCGGGAATCTAATCCTAACAGATGTTGTAAGAGTTCATCGGCTAAGGGTTTACCCTTCTCCAGACTGTCTGGGGGAGAGTCAATAAAACCACTCAACAGCAGGGTGGTTCCCCAAGCGGCCTGTTTGAGATGAGTTTGTAGGGGTTCATCTAGGCGTGACGAGGTTCCGGCAAAAAATGACTCTGGGGGTCTTAATTCGGCAATATCGCAGAAATTTACCCCATCTTGTCCCAGTTTTTGGGGATGGAAGAGGTGTAATAAAAAACTATAGCTATCATTGATATATTGCGGGTAGAAAAAACCGCGATACTTGGGGGGCAAATTAACTCGTTGAATGCCGATTTTTCCCGGATTATCGATGAGTTTAAAAAACGGATTGACCTCTTTTAGCTCTTCAACGTCTGCCCGAAATACAAAATTGCCAAGCAAGTCAACGATATCCGTCTCAAGAATCAGTTTCCACAACTCTATCCTCACCTGACACCACCAGAGGAACAGGTGACTGTTTTGAATTCCGTTCAGTAATGTATCGAGAATCAATAAAGGGGAGAAACTATAGGGTTTTAACTGTTGAAAGAGCAAATTTTGCAACAACCCATAATCTGCCAACAACTGCACATAATAGGCAATCATTGACCTCAAGTTAATGTGAGTGTCGGGGGTATTTAGGTTTGTGGTTTTGAGCAGGCTAACGTGATAGGTAAATAAACGAACTTCTGGGGCATAAATTACCTTGTCTCTTATCATGATTTCTGCTCATGTTGGGTTTGAGCCTGGTTAATTGTTTCCTCCACAAATCGAAGTGAGAAGTTTGTGAGTCTTAGGATTTGCTGTTCTGTTTCGTCATCAACTGGGTCTTTATCCTCATCAATGGCATCACCTCGGACGGGTTGGAGTGCTTGGAGGATTTCACGATATTGGTGGGTTTTACACCATTTTGCGATCGCGCGTGCTATGGTTTTAATATCATCATTCCCTGAGGCGAGACTGGCTTGCAGGTCTTTTAACGTTTCCCAAGCCTGGGGGGAAACTTTGGTACTGTTGGGCTTTTTACTTTCTCGATACAGAAGTAGTAAGAAATCCCGCACAATCCGTTCATTTTCAGATAGTGGCATCCCAGTTAAACCTCATCATGACTCAACTCTCCCCATTATAAACCCGTTGCCGTAAACGCAGACCAATAACAAGCCTCGGCAAACGGGGGGTCATTAAATAAAATCAAACGGTCTTCCACTTCTTCCACTTCCTCCGGGGTCGCCTTCTGCTCATGTTTTAGCCAGTGGAGAATATCATCACAAGATACCCCCCGCAACCAAGTTTGAGCCGCTTGCAACGCCACGGCCACCGAGGGATAATCCGGTAAAATTTGATAGAGGCGCAGCGTCACCAGAGTCGCCGCCAGTTCATCCACATTCCAGAGACTGGCGACCACCGTTCGCGCTCCGGCGTAGAAAAACGCACTGGATAATCCCACATAATCATCGGTGTGGGAGGTTTCCACCAAGCCAGTTTTGCAAGCCGACAGCACCAGCAGGCGACAGAGGGGAATATTAAGACGGTTGAAAATATCCAGAAAGGTCAGCTTTTCCTGATTCGCCAGTCTCAGATAGGCGTTGAGGGGGTTGTTTTCGTCAAATTCACCGTGACAGCCAAAGTGGACGGCGTGACTCTGTTCCAGGAAGGTTTGGGTCTGGGGTTGGCTTAAATTCTCCTGGGTAGCTTTGTCGCGACGCAAGACTTGATGGGGGCTGAATTGGCGCAATAATAGTTCCACCTCCCACTCGGCATAGTTCAGGTCTTCCGTCGGGTTTTGAATGGCGAAAAAGGGGATGGTTTCCCGGTTGAGGGGGGGACGCTGCTGGAGGGTGTTGAGAATTTGACAACTGGGGGCATATTGCACCGGGAACCAGTCTTGTAGGGGGTTTTCGGCATTCCCAGAAGGGGAGGGGAGAGAGACGGGGAGCGCGTGGAGGGGGATGAGGTGCAGTTCCCGGTGGGGAATCAGGATAAGCTGTTTAATCTGGGATAAGTCACCCAGAAGGCGGGGGAGTTGCAAGGCGGCGCTGAGGGTTTCCAGGTGTTGGGGGAGTTGGTCATTCCAGGTGGGTTGTCCGTAGTCGCTGCGGTAGTCGCTGATGGCTTGGTCGAGGTGTTGGCGGTCCTCGGCGTTGAAGGGGTGGGGGGTAATCTGGATTTGCTCGTTTTGGCGGGTGACGAGGAAGGCGTAAAACCCGGAGTCGGCTTCGGTGGGGAGATACCACTCGATGAGGGCGGTTTGAGGGGGGAGGAGGCGGCGCAAGTCCGGGAGTTGAGGGGGGACTTGTTGGGTGAGGGTAAAGTTGGGGTCGTCGAGTTCCGTGAGCAAGTCTTGGAATTGCTGGTTAGCGGCTTCGAGTTGTTGGCGGATGAGGGTTTCGGGTGAGGGTTGGTTGGGGTGCTTCTCGGTGGTGGGGGTGAGGGTGTCCCTGGAGGGGTAGGCGAGTTGTTGTTGGTACATGGCGATTTGACGGCGCAAGTCGCTGATGCGTTGTTTTTGTGCGTCGGTGGCGTTTTTGGGGTAGAGGTGGGCGCTGTCGAGGAGTTCGATGAGGGTGCGGGATTTACTGCGTTCGACGGTGAGCAAGGCTTGGGCGTAGTCTTGGTGGTTGATGCAGGCTTGCACCATTTTTTGATAGATATTGAGGGAGTTGGCGATGAGTTCCCGTTTGGTGGCTTCGGAGGTGGCCCAGTAGCGGCTTTGTTCGATGGCTAGGATGGCTTGGTTGTAGCCTTCGATGGCGATTTCCCAGTTTTTGAGGTTGTAGCCGAGGTCGCCGAGGTTGCGTCCGGTGGTCAGGCATTCAAAGGGTAAAGAGGAGGGTGTATAAACTTCTAGGGCTGCTTTGTAGGAGGCGATCGCGGTGGCGGTTTGACCTTGTTGCTGGTAGGCAAATCCCAAGTTATTTTGCGACCTTGCCCAATCTTCGGGAAAGGCACTGCGCGTACAGACGGATAAAGCCGCTTCGTAGCAGTGAATGGCCCGCTCCAGGTTATCGGCTCGCTCTCCCCCTATGCGGGTTTGGTAGGCATTTGCCAAATTAGTTTGCGATCTGGCCCATTCATAAGGAAAGGCGCTGCGGGTATAGACGGATAAAGCCGCTTCGGAGTAACGAATCGCCTGCTCCAGGTTATCGGCTCGCTCTCCTCGGATGCGGTTCGAGTATACAAGTCCCAAGTTATTTTGAGTCATTGCCCATTTTTCGGGATAGGCACTGCGGCTATACACTTCTAAGGTGGCTTGGCAGTAACGAATCGCCTGCTCCAGGTTATCGGCTCGCTCTCCCCGGATGCGGTTCGAGTATACAAGTCCCAAGTTATTTTGCGTCATGGCCCAATCTTCGGGAAAGGCGATGCGGGTATAGACGGATAAAGCCGCTTCGGAGTAACGAATCGCCTGCTCCAGGTTATCGGCTCGCTCTCCTCGGATGCGGGTTTGGTAGACACCTGCCAAGTTATTTTGCGTCATGGCCCAATCTTCGGGAAAGGCGGTGCGGGTGAGGACGTCTAAGGCGGCTTCGTAGGTAGAGATCGCCCGCTCCAGGTTATCGGCTCGCTCTCCTCGGATGCGGTTCCAGTAGGCAATTGCCAGGTTATTTTGCGACTTGGCCCATTGTTCGGGATAGGCGGTGCGGGTATAGACGGATAATGCGACTTCGTAGCAGCCAATCGCCCGCTCCAGGTTATCGGCTCGCTCTCCTCGGATGCGGTTCCAGTAGGTAATTGCCAGGTTATTTTGTGACATTGCCCATTGTTCGGGATAGGCACTGGGAGTATAGACAGATAATGCCGCTTCGTGGGCAGAGATCGCCCGTTCCAGGTTATCGGCTCGCTCTCCTCGGATGCGGTTACGGTAGGCTTCTCCCAAGTTATTTTGCGTTTCTGCCCAATTTTCGGGATAGGCACTACGGGTTCTGACTTTT harbors:
- a CDS encoding CHAT domain-containing protein; protein product: MNEYLDIWLEILEAEIDSGSDPQVVYPILEKYQDQLDLDFAETISQWFHSQLDPDDIEKNQDLARNLNNFAIDIWGFPLGSRANNLEIVIAALQAALEVYTRTAFPEDWAMTQIGLAIAYRNRIRGERADNIEESIRRYEAALDVLTRTAFPEDWAMTQNNLAVAYWSRIRGERADNIEESIRRYEAALDVLTRTAFPEDWARTQNNLAAAYSDRIRGERADNLEQAIRSSEAALSVYTRSAFPENWAMSQNNLAIAYQTRIRGERSDNLERAISAYEAALSVYTRSAFPENWALTQNNLGEAYRIRIRGERADNLERAIRCSEAALEVRTRSAYPEQWAETENNLANAYSNRIRGERSDNLERAISAYEAALKVRTRSAYPENWAETQNNLGEAYRNRIRGERADNLERAISAHEAALSVYTPSAYPEQWAMSQNNLAITYWNRIRGERADNLERAIGCYEVALSVYTRTAYPEQWAKSQNNLAIAYWNRIRGERADNLERAISTYEAALDVLTRTAFPEDWAMTQNNLAGVYQTRIRGERADNLEQAIRYSEAALSVYTRIAFPEDWAMTQNNLGLVYSNRIRGERADNLEQAIRYCQATLEVYSRSAYPEKWAMTQNNLGLVYSNRIRGERADNLEQAIRYSEAALSVYTRSAFPYEWARSQTNLANAYQTRIGGERADNLERAIHCYEAALSVCTRSAFPEDWARSQNNLGFAYQQQGQTATAIASYKAALEVYTPSSLPFECLTTGRNLGDLGYNLKNWEIAIEGYNQAILAIEQSRYWATSEATKRELIANSLNIYQKMVQACINHQDYAQALLTVERSKSRTLIELLDSAHLYPKNATDAQKQRISDLRRQIAMYQQQLAYPSRDTLTPTTEKHPNQPSPETLIRQQLEAANQQFQDLLTELDDPNFTLTQQVPPQLPDLRRLLPPQTALIEWYLPTEADSGFYAFLVTRQNEQIQITPHPFNAEDRQHLDQAISDYRSDYGQPTWNDQLPQHLETLSAALQLPRLLGDLSQIKQLILIPHRELHLIPLHALPVSLPSPSGNAENPLQDWFPVQYAPSCQILNTLQQRPPLNRETIPFFAIQNPTEDLNYAEWEVELLLRQFSPHQVLRRDKATQENLSQPQTQTFLEQSHAVHFGCHGEFDENNPLNAYLRLANQEKLTFLDIFNRLNIPLCRLLVLSACKTGLVETSHTDDYVGLSSAFFYAGARTVVASLWNVDELAATLVTLRLYQILPDYPSVAVALQAAQTWLRGVSCDDILHWLKHEQKATPEEVEEVEDRLILFNDPPFAEACYWSAFTATGL